The Pseudomonas wenzhouensis genome has a segment encoding these proteins:
- a CDS encoding amino acid ABC transporter ATP-binding protein: MSEAIKQPSAEPMILLQGVNKWYGQFHVLKDINLSVQQGERIVLCGPSGSGKSTTIRCINRLEEHQQGRIVVDGTELTSDLKHIEAIRREVGMVFQHFNLFPHLTVLQNCTLAPMWVRKMPKRQAEEIAMHFLERVRIPEQANKYPGQLSGGQQQRVAIARALCMKPKIMLFDEPTSALDPEMVKEVLDTMIGLAEDGMTMLCVTHEMGFARTVANRVIFMDKGEIVEQAEPDTFFSNPQNERTKLFLSQILH, from the coding sequence ATGAGTGAAGCAATCAAGCAACCCAGCGCTGAGCCGATGATCCTGCTGCAGGGCGTGAACAAGTGGTACGGCCAGTTCCACGTGCTCAAGGATATCAACCTGAGCGTGCAGCAGGGCGAGCGTATCGTGCTCTGCGGACCGTCCGGTTCGGGCAAGTCCACCACCATTCGCTGCATCAACCGCCTGGAAGAGCACCAGCAGGGGCGCATCGTGGTCGATGGCACCGAGCTGACCAGCGACCTCAAGCACATCGAGGCGATTCGCCGCGAAGTGGGCATGGTATTCCAGCACTTCAACCTGTTCCCGCACCTCACCGTGCTGCAGAACTGCACGCTGGCGCCGATGTGGGTACGCAAGATGCCCAAGCGTCAGGCCGAGGAAATCGCCATGCATTTCCTCGAGCGCGTGCGCATTCCCGAGCAGGCCAACAAGTACCCGGGGCAGCTCTCCGGTGGTCAGCAGCAGCGTGTGGCGATTGCCCGCGCGCTGTGCATGAAGCCGAAGATCATGCTGTTCGACGAGCCGACTTCGGCACTCGACCCGGAGATGGTGAAAGAGGTGCTGGACACCATGATCGGCCTGGCCGAAGACGGCATGACCATGCTCTGCGTGACCCACGAAATGGGCTTTGCCCGCACCGTGGCCAACCGGGTGATCTTCATGGACAAGGGCGAGATCGTCGAGCAGGCCGAGCCTGATACCTTCTTCTCCAATCCGCAGAACGAACGTACCAAGCTGTTCCTCAGTCAGATTCTGCACTGA
- a CDS encoding amino acid ABC transporter substrate-binding protein — translation MKMVKSTLAVLTTAAVLGVSGFAQAGATLDAVQKKGFVQCGISDGLPGFSYADEKGNFLGLDVDICRAVAAAVFGDATKVKYSPLTAKERFTALQSGEVDILSRNTTWTSSRDAALGLNFTGVTYYDGQGFLVNKKLGVSSAKELDGATVCIQAGTTTELNLSDYFRANGMKYTPITYDTSDESAKSVEAGRCDVLTSDQSQLYAQRIKLANPDDYVVLPEVISKEPLGPSVRQGDEEWFDIVRWSLFAMLNAEELGVTSANVEETAKTTKNPDVARLLGTEGEFGKDLKLPKDWAVQIVKQVGNYGESFDRNVGAGSELKIERGLNALWNKGGLQYAPPVR, via the coding sequence ATGAAGATGGTGAAATCCACCCTGGCTGTACTGACCACCGCAGCCGTGCTCGGTGTCAGTGGCTTTGCCCAGGCAGGCGCCACCCTGGATGCCGTACAGAAGAAAGGCTTCGTGCAGTGCGGTATCAGCGACGGTCTGCCGGGCTTCTCCTATGCCGATGAAAAAGGCAATTTCCTGGGCCTGGACGTCGATATCTGCCGCGCGGTTGCCGCTGCGGTGTTCGGTGATGCGACCAAGGTCAAGTACAGCCCGCTGACCGCCAAGGAGCGCTTCACCGCGCTGCAGTCCGGCGAAGTCGACATCCTGTCGCGCAACACCACCTGGACCAGCTCGCGTGACGCGGCGCTGGGCCTGAACTTCACCGGCGTGACCTACTATGACGGTCAGGGCTTTCTGGTGAACAAGAAGCTGGGTGTCTCCAGCGCCAAGGAACTGGACGGCGCCACCGTCTGCATCCAGGCCGGTACCACCACCGAGCTGAACCTTTCCGACTACTTCCGTGCCAACGGCATGAAGTACACCCCCATCACTTACGACACCTCTGACGAGAGCGCCAAGTCGGTCGAAGCCGGTCGTTGCGACGTGCTGACCTCTGACCAGTCGCAGCTGTACGCACAGCGCATCAAGCTGGCCAATCCGGACGACTACGTGGTGCTGCCGGAAGTCATCTCCAAGGAACCGCTCGGCCCGTCCGTTCGTCAGGGTGACGAGGAGTGGTTCGATATCGTGCGCTGGAGCCTGTTCGCCATGCTCAACGCCGAGGAGCTGGGTGTGACGTCGGCCAACGTCGAAGAAACCGCGAAAACCACCAAGAACCCGGACGTCGCCCGTCTGCTGGGTACCGAGGGTGAGTTCGGCAAGGATCTCAAGTTGCCGAAAGACTGGGCTGTGCAGATCGTCAAGCAGGTTGGCAACTACGGCGAGTCGTTCGACCGCAACGTCGGTGCCGGCAGTGAGCTGAAGATCGAGCGTGGTCTCAATGCCCTGTGGAACAAGGGTGGTCTGCAGTACGCACCGCCAGTGCGTTGA
- a CDS encoding GGDEF domain-containing protein — MKTAYWPADLQQIQRLRLFHNIAANNLERLLAEFRACELEAGEVLLSPFDRNQHLYLLLQGRLRVYLGSLDNQPVGTLEVGDCAGEISFIDNERPSAYVVAECPSIVLRLHRESLVTLFQQSPQVMQNLLQLLCERVRKGNRQILDSEQHANIDTLTGCFNRRWLEHVFERESTRCAFNEEPISLLMLDVDHFKAYNDQHGHLAGDYALCLVANTLNSQLRAKDSLIRFGGEEFVILLPEIAADDARSIAERLRISLERITSFYSPVGVLPGMTISIGLAQMQHQDSLQGLIARADAALYQAKQQGRNCLSG; from the coding sequence ATGAAAACGGCGTACTGGCCAGCAGATCTACAGCAGATCCAGCGCCTGCGGCTGTTTCACAACATCGCGGCCAACAACCTGGAGCGACTCCTGGCGGAGTTTCGCGCCTGCGAACTGGAAGCCGGCGAGGTGTTGTTATCCCCCTTCGACCGTAACCAGCATCTCTACCTGCTGCTTCAGGGGCGTTTACGTGTTTATCTCGGTTCGCTGGACAACCAGCCCGTCGGCACTCTGGAAGTGGGTGATTGCGCCGGCGAAATCAGCTTCATCGACAACGAACGCCCCTCGGCCTACGTGGTCGCCGAATGTCCCTCCATCGTCCTGCGTCTGCACCGTGAGTCGCTGGTAACGCTCTTTCAGCAATCGCCCCAGGTGATGCAGAACCTGCTGCAGTTGCTCTGTGAGCGTGTACGCAAGGGCAACCGGCAAATTCTCGACAGCGAACAGCATGCCAATATCGACACCCTCACCGGCTGCTTCAACCGACGCTGGCTGGAACATGTGTTCGAACGTGAAAGTACCCGCTGCGCCTTCAACGAAGAGCCGATTTCCCTGCTGATGCTCGATGTCGACCACTTCAAGGCCTACAACGACCAGCATGGCCATCTGGCGGGCGACTATGCCTTGTGCCTGGTGGCCAACACGCTCAACAGCCAGTTGCGGGCCAAGGACAGCCTGATACGTTTCGGTGGCGAGGAGTTCGTCATCCTCCTGCCGGAAATCGCCGCCGACGACGCCCGCAGCATCGCCGAACGCCTGCGCATCAGCCTGGAGCGGATCACCTCTTTCTACTCGCCAGTTGGCGTTCTACCGGGCATGACCATTTCCATCGGGCTGGCGCAGATGCAGCATCAGGACAGCCTGCAAGGCCTGATCGCGCGAGCCGATGCCGCGCTGTACCAGGCCAAGCAGCAAGGTCGTAACTGCCTGAGCGGTTGA
- a CDS encoding alpha/beta hydrolase — MTAPMILQPPQTVDASVIWLHGLGADRYDFLPVAEMLQEQLPSTRFILPQAPTRPVTINGGWSMPSWYDILAMSPARAIDQAQLEESADQVIALIEAERAEGIAAERIVLAGFSQGGAVVLHTAFLRYAQPLGGVLALSTYAPTFSDDMQMADTKRQLPVLCLHGRFDDVVIPDMGRAAYDRLQASGVPAQWHDYPMGHEVLPEEIRDIAKWLSQLLAA; from the coding sequence ATGACCGCACCCATGATTCTGCAGCCCCCACAAACCGTTGACGCCAGCGTGATCTGGCTGCATGGGCTGGGGGCCGACCGTTACGATTTCCTGCCGGTCGCCGAAATGCTGCAGGAGCAACTGCCCAGCACGCGCTTCATCCTGCCGCAGGCCCCTACTCGCCCGGTGACCATCAATGGCGGCTGGAGCATGCCGAGCTGGTACGACATCCTCGCCATGAGTCCGGCACGGGCCATCGACCAAGCGCAACTGGAGGAGTCGGCCGACCAGGTGATCGCCCTGATCGAGGCTGAGCGCGCAGAGGGTATCGCCGCTGAACGCATCGTCCTGGCAGGCTTTTCCCAGGGCGGCGCGGTGGTGCTGCACACCGCCTTCCTACGTTATGCACAGCCTCTCGGCGGCGTCCTGGCGCTGTCGACCTACGCCCCCACGTTCAGCGATGACATGCAGATGGCGGATACAAAAAGACAACTGCCGGTGCTGTGTTTGCATGGCAGATTCGACGACGTGGTGATACCCGACATGGGCCGTGCCGCGTACGACCGCCTGCAGGCCAGCGGGGTACCGGCGCAATGGCACGACTATCCGATGGGCCATGAAGTGCTGCCGGAAGAAATTCGCGATATCGCAAAATGGTTGAGCCAATTACTGGCGGCCTGA
- a CDS encoding TerC family protein, producing MTALEPFLFAEFLGTATWLWLVFIAVVISLLAFDLGVLHRDNREIGVRESLLLSGGYITAGLLFGVWVFFQKGGDASMDYVTGFLIEKSLSMDNVFLMAMIFSFLAIPRQYQHKVLFWGIMGVLVLRAIMIGLGAALIHEFSWILYVFGAFLFFTGVKMLFSKLDDAPDLQNNVLVKFLRKHLRVTDELHGQHFFVRQDDGKGRSVLWVTPLFLALILIECADLVFAIDSVPAIFAITQDPFIVYTSNIFAILGLRALYFALAALIHRFAYLKYALALVLVFIGAKIFLVGIIGKIPAVVSLSVTLGLLIGGVLLSLYKTRGQAPVNI from the coding sequence ATGACTGCCCTAGAACCGTTCCTCTTCGCCGAGTTCCTCGGCACGGCCACCTGGTTGTGGCTGGTCTTCATCGCTGTCGTCATTTCCCTGTTGGCCTTCGATCTTGGCGTGCTGCACCGCGATAATCGCGAGATCGGCGTGCGCGAGAGCCTGTTGCTCTCGGGTGGCTACATCACTGCGGGTCTGTTGTTCGGTGTCTGGGTGTTCTTCCAGAAGGGCGGCGACGCCAGCATGGATTACGTCACCGGCTTTCTGATCGAGAAATCGTTGTCGATGGACAACGTGTTTCTCATGGCCATGATCTTCAGCTTCCTCGCCATCCCGCGGCAGTACCAGCACAAGGTGCTGTTCTGGGGAATCATGGGCGTGCTGGTGCTGCGGGCGATCATGATCGGCCTGGGTGCAGCGCTGATTCACGAGTTCAGCTGGATTCTCTATGTGTTCGGCGCATTCCTGTTCTTCACCGGCGTGAAGATGCTGTTCTCCAAGCTCGACGATGCGCCGGACCTGCAGAATAACGTGCTGGTCAAGTTCCTGCGCAAGCACCTGCGCGTGACTGATGAGCTGCACGGCCAACACTTCTTCGTGCGCCAGGATGATGGCAAAGGGCGCAGCGTGCTGTGGGTGACGCCGCTGTTCCTGGCGCTGATCCTGATCGAGTGCGCCGACCTGGTGTTCGCCATCGACAGCGTGCCGGCGATCTTCGCCATCACCCAGGATCCGTTCATCGTCTACACCTCGAACATCTTCGCCATCCTCGGCTTGCGCGCCCTGTACTTCGCCCTGGCGGCGCTGATCCACCGCTTCGCCTACCTCAAGTACGCGCTGGCGCTGGTGCTGGTGTTCATCGGCGCGAAGATCTTCCTGGTCGGCATCATCGGCAAGATCCCGGCCGTGGTGTCGCTGAGCGTGACCCTGGGCCTGCTGATCGGTGGCGTGCTGCTGTCGCTGTACAAGACCCGTGGCCAGGCGCCGGTCAATATCTGA
- a CDS encoding amino acid ABC transporter permease → MQTTANVPRPKGSLLTDPQVRAWAFQIIAVVAVVALGWFLFQNTQANLEKRGIISGFAFLNNSAGFGIAQHLIDYTESDSYGRVFLIGLLNTLLVSFIGIVLASILGFLLGVARLSPNWLISKLATVYIEIFRNIPPLLQILFWYFAVFLALPGPRQSLEVGDTFFLNSRGLYMPSPAPSESFGLFAVVVLATVVGIIALGRWARKRREATGQIFPLLWTSLALIVVMPGLAVLIGGNPLVWSVPELTGFNFRGGWVMIPELMALTLALTIYTAAFIAENVRSGIMAVSHGQTEAARSLGLRPGITLRLVIIPQALRVIIPPLTSQYLNLAKNSSLAAGIGYPDMVSLFAGTVLNQTGQAIEVIAITMSVYLAISISISLLMNWYNKRIALIER, encoded by the coding sequence ATGCAAACGACTGCCAATGTCCCGCGCCCCAAAGGATCACTGCTGACCGATCCGCAGGTGCGCGCCTGGGCTTTCCAGATCATTGCCGTTGTCGCTGTCGTGGCGCTCGGCTGGTTTCTCTTCCAGAACACCCAGGCCAACCTGGAGAAGCGCGGAATCATTTCCGGCTTCGCGTTCCTCAATAACAGTGCCGGGTTCGGTATCGCCCAGCACCTGATCGACTACACGGAAAGCGACAGTTACGGCCGCGTCTTTCTGATTGGTCTGCTCAATACCCTGCTGGTGTCCTTCATCGGCATCGTGCTGGCTTCGATTCTCGGTTTTCTGCTGGGTGTGGCGCGTCTGTCACCCAACTGGCTGATCAGCAAGCTGGCCACCGTCTATATCGAGATCTTCCGCAACATTCCGCCGTTGCTGCAGATCCTGTTCTGGTACTTCGCGGTCTTTCTCGCGCTTCCCGGGCCTCGGCAAAGCCTCGAAGTCGGGGATACCTTCTTCCTCAACAGTCGCGGGCTGTACATGCCGTCACCCGCACCATCGGAGAGCTTTGGCCTGTTCGCCGTGGTCGTGCTGGCCACCGTCGTCGGCATCATCGCCCTCGGGCGTTGGGCCAGGAAGCGTCGTGAGGCCACCGGCCAGATCTTCCCGCTGCTGTGGACATCGCTGGCGCTGATCGTGGTCATGCCCGGCCTGGCCGTGCTGATCGGCGGCAACCCGCTGGTGTGGAGCGTGCCGGAACTGACTGGTTTCAACTTCCGTGGCGGCTGGGTGATGATTCCCGAGCTGATGGCCCTGACCCTGGCGCTGACCATCTACACCGCTGCCTTCATTGCCGAGAACGTGCGTTCGGGGATCATGGCCGTCAGCCATGGGCAGACCGAAGCCGCGCGCTCGCTGGGGTTGCGTCCGGGCATCACCTTGCGTCTGGTGATCATCCCGCAGGCCCTGCGCGTGATCATCCCGCCGCTGACCAGCCAATACCTCAACCTGGCGAAGAACTCTTCGCTGGCTGCCGGTATCGGTTATCCGGACATGGTGTCGCTGTTCGCCGGCACCGTACTCAACCAGACCGGCCAGGCCATCGAGGTGATCGCCATCACTATGAGCGTGTATCTGGCGATCAGTATCAGCATTTCCCTGCTGATGAACTGGTACAACAAGCGCATTGCGCTGATCGAGCGGTAA
- a CDS encoding GlxA family transcriptional regulator, translated as MLHIALYVCPQTVCSSLSMAQDAFSLANRLAGTPHFRLQRFSLDGQPVQLEFAQIQVDGDLALAERADLLIIPATGSAVSRTLESNARLLPWLARRDRQQLASLCSSAFLLAAAGLLDGRQATTHWALAATFTRHFPKVNLRSDLLLTEDGPLFCSGGAQAGLDLCLHLIARHAGEWLAQQVASAMVIERQRGTQTRFAPLLPDNIDQSLAPLLAWLHEQHGEVIDLNRLAQQAHCSVRTLLRRFRQATGLTPGDYLQRLRISVAQQALADSGSSLEQIASQVGFADRATFAKRFKQLCGETPGAFRKRMRRH; from the coding sequence ATGCTGCACATTGCCTTGTACGTCTGCCCGCAAACTGTCTGCTCCAGCCTGAGCATGGCGCAGGATGCCTTCAGCCTGGCCAATCGCCTGGCCGGCACACCGCACTTTCGACTGCAGCGCTTCAGCCTCGATGGCCAACCGGTGCAACTGGAGTTCGCCCAGATCCAGGTCGACGGTGATCTTGCACTCGCCGAGCGAGCGGATCTGCTGATCATTCCGGCCACCGGCAGCGCCGTCAGCCGTACCCTGGAGAGCAATGCCAGGCTGCTGCCCTGGCTGGCCAGGCGCGACCGGCAACAGCTAGCCAGCCTATGCAGCAGCGCCTTCCTGCTGGCGGCTGCCGGCCTGCTCGATGGGCGCCAGGCCACCACCCACTGGGCGTTGGCCGCCACCTTCACCCGGCACTTTCCCAAAGTGAACCTGCGTAGCGATCTGCTGCTGACTGAAGATGGCCCGCTGTTCTGCTCCGGTGGCGCCCAGGCCGGCCTCGACCTGTGCCTTCACCTGATCGCCCGGCATGCCGGCGAATGGCTGGCGCAACAGGTCGCCAGTGCCATGGTGATCGAACGTCAGCGCGGCACGCAGACGCGCTTCGCCCCGCTGCTGCCCGACAACATAGACCAGTCCCTGGCGCCGCTGCTGGCCTGGCTGCACGAACAGCATGGCGAAGTGATCGACCTCAACCGCCTGGCGCAACAGGCCCATTGCTCGGTACGCACCCTGCTGCGCCGCTTCAGGCAAGCCACCGGGCTGACCCCGGGCGACTACCTGCAACGCCTGCGTATCAGCGTCGCGCAACAGGCGCTGGCCGATTCAGGCAGTTCGCTGGAGCAGATCGCCAGCCAGGTCGGGTTCGCCGACCGTGCCACCTTCGCCAAGCGCTTCAAACAACTCTGCGGGGAAACGCCCGGGGCCTTTCGCAAACGCATGCGACGCCACTAG
- a CDS encoding amino acid ABC transporter permease, protein MQTHTFKPDLPPPRMSVGPVAWLKANLFSNWFNTLLTLLAAYLIWLIVPPLLQWAFIDANWVGTTRADCTQSGACWVFIQQRFGQFMYGFYPSELRWRVDATLWLAIIGAAPLFLPQMPRKAVYGLALLVIYPVIAWCLLHGGVFGLSVVSTSQWGGLMLTLVIAYVGITGALPLGILLALGRRSNLPAIKVICVTFIEFWRGVPLITVLFMSSVMLPLFLPEGMHFDKLMRALIGVILFQSAYIAEVVRGGLQAIPKGQYEAAAAMGLGYWRMMGLVILPQALKLVIPGIVNTFISLFKDTSLVIIIGLFDLLNSIKQATTDPAWLGMATEGYVFAALIFWIFCFGMSRYSMHLERKLDTGHKR, encoded by the coding sequence ATGCAGACTCATACCTTCAAACCGGATCTGCCACCGCCGCGCATGAGTGTCGGCCCGGTAGCTTGGCTCAAGGCCAACCTGTTTTCCAACTGGTTCAACACCCTGCTGACGTTGTTGGCTGCCTACCTGATCTGGCTGATCGTGCCGCCGCTGTTGCAGTGGGCGTTCATCGATGCCAACTGGGTCGGTACGACCCGTGCCGACTGCACCCAGTCAGGCGCCTGCTGGGTGTTCATCCAGCAGCGTTTCGGCCAGTTCATGTATGGCTTCTATCCCAGCGAATTGCGCTGGCGTGTCGATGCCACCCTGTGGTTGGCCATCATCGGCGCCGCACCGTTGTTCCTGCCGCAGATGCCGCGCAAGGCTGTCTACGGGCTGGCGCTGCTGGTGATCTATCCGGTCATCGCCTGGTGCCTGCTGCACGGCGGCGTGTTTGGCCTGAGCGTGGTGTCCACCAGCCAGTGGGGCGGCCTGATGCTGACCCTGGTGATCGCCTATGTGGGGATCACCGGTGCCTTGCCACTGGGCATCCTGCTGGCGCTGGGACGACGTTCCAACCTGCCGGCGATCAAGGTCATCTGCGTCACCTTCATCGAGTTCTGGCGCGGTGTGCCGTTGATCACCGTGCTGTTCATGTCTTCGGTGATGCTGCCGCTGTTCCTGCCCGAAGGCATGCACTTCGACAAGCTGATGCGCGCGCTGATCGGGGTGATCCTGTTCCAGTCCGCCTACATCGCCGAGGTGGTGCGCGGCGGTCTGCAGGCCATTCCCAAGGGGCAGTACGAAGCGGCTGCCGCCATGGGCCTGGGTTACTGGCGCATGATGGGCCTGGTGATCCTGCCGCAGGCGCTCAAGCTGGTCATCCCCGGCATCGTCAACACCTTCATTTCACTGTTCAAGGACACCAGCCTGGTGATCATCATCGGCCTGTTCGACTTGCTCAACAGCATCAAGCAGGCGACCACCGACCCAGCCTGGCTGGGCATGGCCACCGAAGGCTATGTGTTCGCGGCGCTGATTTTCTGGATTTTCTGTTTTGGTATGTCCCGCTACTCCATGCACCTGGAGCGCAAGCTGGACACCGGCCACAAGCGTTAG
- the rhlB gene encoding ATP-dependent RNA helicase RhlB, which yields MLEALKKMFGKAEGEQPQPDTAPVAPAPAKTGATHDNERQDNPARKPEASATQSAERVPRPAKADKPRRERPAKPLDTWKLEDFVVEPVEGKTRFHDFKLAPELMHAIHDLGFPYCTPIQAGVLGYTLKGQDAIGRAQTGTGKTAAFLISIITQLLQTPPPKERYMGEPRALIIAPTRELVVQIAKDAAELTKYTGLNVMQFVGGMDFDKQLKQLESRFCDILVATPGRLLDFNQRGEVHLDMVEVMVLDEADRMLDMGFIPQVRQIIRQTPMKGDRQTLLFSATFTDDVMNLAKQWTVNPAIVEIEPENVASDTVEQHVYAVASADKYKLLYNLISQNNWTRVMVFANRKDEVRRIEERLTRDGISAVQMSGDIPQHKRIRALEGFREGKIRVMVATDVAGRGIHVDGISHVINFTLPEDPDDYVHRIGRTGRAGSSGTSISFAGEDDAYALPPIEALIGRKIQCEMPPDELLKPVPRKP from the coding sequence GTGCTCGAAGCACTCAAGAAAATGTTCGGCAAGGCCGAAGGCGAGCAGCCACAGCCAGACACTGCACCCGTAGCGCCTGCACCGGCCAAGACCGGCGCAACCCATGACAACGAGCGCCAGGACAACCCTGCGCGCAAACCCGAAGCCAGCGCCACGCAGAGTGCAGAGCGTGTGCCGCGTCCGGCCAAGGCCGACAAGCCGCGCCGCGAGCGCCCGGCAAAACCGCTGGACACCTGGAAGCTGGAAGACTTCGTGGTCGAGCCGGTCGAAGGCAAGACGCGCTTCCATGACTTCAAGCTCGCCCCCGAGCTGATGCATGCCATTCACGACCTCGGCTTCCCCTACTGCACGCCGATTCAGGCGGGCGTACTGGGCTACACCCTCAAGGGCCAGGACGCCATCGGTCGCGCCCAGACCGGTACCGGCAAGACTGCCGCGTTCCTCATCTCGATCATCACCCAACTGCTGCAGACCCCACCGCCGAAAGAGCGCTACATGGGCGAGCCGCGCGCGCTGATCATCGCGCCGACCCGTGAACTGGTGGTGCAGATCGCCAAGGACGCGGCCGAGCTAACCAAATACACCGGCCTCAACGTCATGCAGTTCGTCGGCGGCATGGATTTCGACAAGCAACTCAAGCAGCTGGAATCGCGCTTCTGCGACATCCTCGTCGCTACCCCGGGCCGCCTGCTGGACTTCAACCAGCGCGGTGAAGTGCACCTGGACATGGTCGAGGTGATGGTGCTCGATGAGGCCGACCGCATGCTCGACATGGGCTTCATCCCGCAGGTACGGCAGATCATCCGCCAGACGCCGATGAAGGGCGACCGCCAAACCCTGCTGTTCTCCGCCACCTTCACCGACGACGTGATGAACCTGGCCAAGCAGTGGACGGTCAACCCGGCCATCGTCGAGATCGAGCCGGAGAACGTTGCCAGCGACACCGTCGAGCAGCACGTCTACGCCGTGGCCTCGGCAGACAAGTACAAGCTGCTGTACAACCTGATCAGCCAGAACAACTGGACGCGGGTAATGGTCTTCGCCAACCGCAAGGACGAAGTACGCCGTATCGAGGAGCGCCTGACCCGCGACGGCATCAGCGCCGTGCAGATGTCCGGCGACATCCCCCAGCACAAGCGCATCCGCGCGCTGGAAGGCTTCCGTGAAGGCAAGATCCGCGTCATGGTCGCCACCGATGTGGCCGGGCGCGGTATCCACGTCGATGGCATCAGCCATGTGATCAACTTCACCCTGCCGGAAGATCCGGACGACTACGTGCACCGCATCGGTCGTACCGGCCGTGCCGGCAGCAGCGGCACCTCGATCAGCTTCGCCGGCGAGGACGACGCCTACGCCCTGCCGCCGATCGAAGCGCTGATCGGGCGCAAGATCCAGTGCGAGATGCCACCGGACGAACTGCTCAAGCCGGTGCCACGCAAGCCCTGA